The DNA region catttttgaaggtaatagtcatccattttgtcttcattgttacttacaacatgcaagtttaattgtgaaggtaattggtaAAAGTGACATATATCCGATGAATCGATTAGTCGTTTGGTTAATCGTCagattaaatgatttaaaaaaaaaaaaaaaaaatcatcgttagttgcagctttAGTTTAGACGGAATACATATCTCCTATTTTAAGCCATCGACCTTAAAATGTGTACACTTTCTCTCATTTGCAGAAAAGAGAATCCTGAGCGTGAGAAAAGGCAACAAAGCCGACAAACCATTGACAGTTCACTACAATAAGACTGGTGCAGCGGCGCCTGACGGGATCCCGGCGGTGCGTCCTGCACCACCGGCATCTCCAGCTCAGCTGTTTGGTCTGAAAAGAAAGTCCGTTAAAGCCCCTAGCTGTCCTCCGCCACTTCCCCCTGCATCACAGTCGAAAGCGGCTCACTCTATAGCAGAGTAATgacatctacagtggtatgaaaaagtatctgacgcttttggaatttctcacatttcagcataaaatcaccatcaaatgtgatctttgtcaaaatcacacagatgaaaagacagtgtccgctttaactaaaaccacccaaacatttataggttttcatatttcaatgaggatagtatgcaaacaaaatGACAGGAGTgggtaaaataagtaagtgaacaatcacatttaatattttgtgcccccccccccccccctttggcagcaataacttcaaccaggtgcttgctgtagctgcagatcagtctggcacatcgatcaggactaatctcggcccattcttctctacaaaactgctatagTCCAGTCAgaatcctgggatgtctggcatgaatcactctcTTTagttcatgccacagcatctcattggggttcaagtctgaactttgactaggccacttcagaacgtgtattttgttcttctgaaactgttctgaagttgatttacttctgtgttttcgattattgtcttgttgcagcatccatcctatttttagcttcaactctctgacagacggcctccggttttcctgcaaaacatcctgatgaacttttgaattcattctgccattaatgattgtaagttgtccaggccctgaggtagcgaaacagccccaaaacatgattctccctccaccatgcttcacagtggggatgagctgttgatgttggtgagctgttccatttttcctccgcacatgacgttgtgtgttactcccaaacaattcaactttggtttcatcagtccactatATGTttggccaaaacttctgtggagtgtccaagtgcctttttgtgaatattaaatgagcaacaatgttttttttaagacagcagtggcttcctctgtggggtcctcccatgaacaccattcttggccatagttttacatacagttgatgtgtgcacagagatattgggctgtgccagtgatttctgtaagtctttagcagacattcaAGGGTttgtttttacctctctgagtattctgccctgatctcttggcgtcatctttggtggaaggacactccttgggagagaagcaacagtgccaaacgctctccatttgtagacaacttctctgactgttgagtgATGAACATACATACATCACACAATGTTTCTTGtcaagacaatttttaccaggtgtgtgttttatagtgggcagggcagctttaaaccactcgtgattgggcacacacctgacttaaattgtttggtaaaaattggtttcaattgctccttaagtctccttaggcagatggctaatttacttatttttcccctttctttcattttttgcatgctatcctcattaaaatatgaaaacctataaatgtttaggtggttttagttaaaacagccactgttttttcatcagtgtgattttgacaagatcacatttgatggtgattttatgcagaaatgtaagaaattccagaaggttcaaatactttttcataccactgtatgtgcgtTTTTGCTTTATGTAACCTGGCTTCCATTTGTCCAAATTCTTACACTgaaactgtatttattttttcaccCACCACGGtcctttattttcaaataaaagcATACATGAGGATGATAGTCAAGCCTTATTGTTGAACATTTACTCCGTTTATAGTGTTTTTAAATACAAACGGTTGCATCTTTATTTCCAACTAACAACAGAATAGTGTCATTGGTATTAATATACAGTAGTTGGATCTGAAGGTGccacaaaatacatgttaataGAGGAATTAGCTGAAATTTCAGGCAATAATACAATTTGTatattaaaaatagaaatagtgttgcactgatacaaatactagtatcggtacagATACGGCACTATAATGACAAAATCGATGAGTACTGCTGCGTAAAATGTAGTTTTCGTGAACTTGTTTTCTGAttgctgtcagccctcccacttcaaatggattggacatctagcactgtcCATGACCTACTGTGAGTTAAGAGTCTGATAGCAGTTACTTCACAGTCAAGTGAGTAAGCagtaatttaatattaaaaatatatatatttacaagtATATTTTGGTACAGTATTGACATCAACTGTGTTGGAATCGGTATCACGGGCCAAAAAAatcgtatcggtgcaacacttaaaaaaacaaacaaacaaacaaacaaaaaaaaacatcacaattCGTCATTAAAGGTGCACAAGATGTAGCTTCTGTATACAGAATTTCCGGAATGATTACATAGCTTAGCCCATAAGTTGATTAATAACACCAAACATTGGTGTTATTGGTCCTCAATTTGTATAAAGCGATATCTGTCCTCCATGTAAGACACCGATAACCCTTAAGATTTGAAGGTTAGCTTAGCgtgctcattaaagtcatggcaaatctttaataaaatgaattttcTTCAGTCTGAACAAGAGTTATGCTGTTGTTAGTCCCAAATTTGTATAAAGTGATATTTGTCTTCCATGTAAGACACTAAAAACCCTTAAGATTTGAAGGTTAGCTtaacatgctcattaatgtcatggcaaatctttaataaaatgaGTTAGCTTCAGCCTGAACCAGAGTTATGCTGATATTGGTCCTCAATTTGTCTTAAGTTATATCTGTCCTCCATGTAAGACACTAAAAACCCTTAAGATTTGAAGGTTAGCTtaacatgctcattaatgtcatGGCAAATCTTAAATAAAATGAGTTATCTTCAGCCTGAACCAGAGTTATGATGTTATTGGTCCTCAATTTGTATAAAGTGATATCTATCCTTCATGTAAGACACTAAAAACCCTTAAGATTTAaatgttagcttagcatgctCATTAACGTCGTGGCAAATCTTTCAtaaaatgactcatcttaaGCCTGACTTATGCTAATTATGTACACAACCCTCCTACTTGTATTGACAGGTCACTAATTAGACTAATGTTAGATTGTCAAAATAATTTGTAGAACTTCTTAGTTGAGTAACATTAGCGTTTGCTCTTTATTGGTTTAAGTTCAAGACATTTCTCGCAAAAATGTATCGATACTCAACTTGAACCTAAAATGGATGTGAACTTCATTGATTTTAAGACTAAACAAAATCTGTTGTGAATTTAGCCATTTAGCTCTTTGTTAGCGAAGAGCAAATTAGCACAGAAAGAGGAGGTCAATTTTGGCAGTAGCAAACATCTGTTCATTTGACAGCCCCTCAACAGATTTGTAATTGCCTAAAGATGCCACAAGATGGTGGAAAAGGACTACGTTTGTCAAAATGAAACTCCTTAACGCACTTCAACATAGTTCTTTGGCACAGACATACTACAAAGTGCTGCCTTTTATTGCTTCGGCTAAGGCTAATAATTAGCATGTGGCTAGATTCACAAACGCCAACTATGAACCAAAAGTTTTTCCTGAATGGTATACGTTCAAAATATGTCTATCCTCACCTGTGAGCCATTCAACGGAAACCAGAAAGTTCGATTTTCAGCGTTCCTCATTGTGCTTTTGACAGgctttcaaaaaattaattacattttttttccttcaaatttGAGGAAATCCAAGATCGTAAAATAAGAAGCGGAAAGTCCTTAAAACCATGTTTGGTTTAAATAAACTGAATTCTGGCCCTCATTTTGATCATTTCTTGAATATTTGttgttttgaacctgaaaccagatgaaaaatacagtggtacctctacttacaaacgtctctacatacagaattttcatgtTACAACCAGCGTTGTcaaagattacttgaaaaagtaatttgattactgattacgcctctcaAAAGCAATCAtgtttactttaaaagtaatctatcagttacttttgaccatttttttctccctatgCTGCCACAACATAAGAAtggcaacagaaaaatgtcatcgcgtgtaattgactttccaattatggaatttaaagggaaagatcagaatttttcacctaaggcctaatcttcaagttagcgggggtttaattagtcggtggagttgatttcaaacactgttgactcgcgctagcttagccactcctgagcacctgaaactaacaaataactgacaaactgcatggaatttgtcgaaatcaactccatcaactAAATAAACCCTGCTTACTCGACGATTAAGCCtattgtcaaaaattctgaatttcgggttagggttaaGAGCATATATATGatttaaaacaatgcaaattgactgcacaataatggcCGTGCGTGTAccggctccaacctatcgctggaaccctccaaaatgaaggaaaaatattcACATTCATTCAACGACCatggatttttttaatgtattgagAGCTCAGATcgcactgcgcctcgcattcaagtagggggccgcccacatcaagaggagctattcacaaacacacgcacgcagcgatctaatgctGGAGTTCTATTAAAAAAGTACGAAAGTTGTAccccatacaaacaggaaggattgtctcaggatggATTTGTtctaggattcaaggtaattattatatttttcataccatgcatgcattttgaaacgtgaaaaaaatcaatgggagaaattagccgctactgcattggcgtcatatttcgcaatatttacgtaaaataaatgctaactgcacggtatttttgcttttaccaagaactgagactgttatacgtccatatctataaagaattcagggatttaagcatttattcacaatcattttcactggaaaagctctgtttacatcaggcggccgctagttaCATTcattaacagactagcattgtgcttcgacatattcacgtaaaataaatgcttactgcacattttttttgcttttaaccaagaattgagactgttttacgtccatgtctatgaagaattcaggcatttaagcatttattcacaagaattttcaccggaaaagctctgtttacatcaggcggccgctagctacattcactaacagactagcattgtacttcgacatatttacgtaaaataaatgcttactgcacgttatttttgcttttaaccaagaattgggactgttttacgtccatatctataaagaattcggggatttaagtatttattcacaagaattttcaccagaaaagctctgtttacatcaggcggccgctagctgcaTTCACTaatagactagcattgtacatcgacatatttacgtaaattaaatgcttactgcacgtttttttgttgttgcttttaaccaagaatcgagactgttttacgtccatgtctataaagaattcaggcatttaagcatttattcacaagaattttcaccagaaaagctctgtttacatcaggcagccgctagctacattcactaacagactagcattgtacttcgacatatttacgcaaaataaacgctaaacggttttatttagcttttaaccaagaatcaagactgttttacgtccatatctataaagaatgaggggatttaaacatttattcacaagtattttcgctggaaaagctctgtttaaatcaggcggccgctagctacattcactaacagactagcattgcacttcgacatatttacgtaaaataaatgcttactgcaggtttttttgctttcaaccaagaattgagaatgttttacatccatatctataaagaatgaggggatttaagcatttattcacaagaatttacgcCGGAAAAGCTCGGTTTACATCAGGcgaccgctagctacattcactaacagactagcattgtactttgacatatttacgtaaaataaatgcttactgcaggttttttttaaattttgcttttaaccaagaatcgagaatgttttacgtccatatctataaagaatgaggggatttaagcatttattcacaagaattttcgctggaaaagctctgtttacatcaggcggccgctagctacatactctaacagactagcattgtactttgacatatttacgtaaaataaatgcttactgcaggtttttttttttaattttgcttttaaccaagaatcgagaatgttttacgtccatatctataaagaatgaggggatttaagcatttattcacaagaatttatgCCGGAAAAGCTCGGTTTACATCAGGcgaccgctagctacattcactaacagactagcattgtactttgacatatttacgtaaaataaatgcttactgcaggttttttttttaattttgcttttaaccaagaatcgagaatgttttacgtccatatctataaagaatgaggggatttaagcatttattcacaagaatcttcgctggaaaagctctgtttacatcaggcggccgctagctacatacactaacagactagcattgtactttgacatatttacgtaaaataagcgctaactgcacatttttttccttttaaccaagaatcgagactgttttacatccatatctataaagaattcagggatttaagtatttattcacaatcattttcaccggaaaaactgtgtttacatcaggcggtcgCTACTTACATTCATTAATAGACTAGCATTGTGCTTcgacatattcacgtaaaataaatgcttactgcacgtttttttttgcttttaaccaagaatcgagactgttttacgtccatatctatgtagaatttggggatttaagcatttattcacaagaactttcaccggaaaagctctgtttagctacattcactaacagactagcattgtacttcgacatatttacgtaaaataaatgcttactgcacgttttttttttgcttttaaccaagaatcgagactgttttacgtccatatctatgtagaatttggggatttaagcatttgttcacaagaattttcaccggaaaagctctgtttacattaggCGGCCGCTAGTTTCATTcattaacagactagcattgtacttcgacatatttacgtaaaataaacgctaactgcacggttttatttagcttttcaccaagaatcaagactgttttacgttcatatataTGAAGAAtgaggggatttaagcatttgttctcaagaattttcaacgaaaaaagctctttgtccgtgattccactcggtaagctttgacggcctcgccaacagtgCAGGCCGCCTATTTCTCGGCCCCATGCACCACgtcccatcaatacattatgaagtatatgacgcgtctctacttacggaattttcagtTCACGAAAGTACTTCCAGAATTTCGTAAGTAAAGGTACCATTGTGGTAAAATAAGACGGCTAAAGTCCTTTACAACAATGTTAGGTTCAAATAAGTAGAATTCTGACCCTCATTTTGATCATTTCTAGATATTTTGTTGTACTGAACCTTGCAGATGGaaatgcacacacaaacacaacttTGGGATAAAGTGAAAGTTTCTGTGGTGAAAGTTCATTAATATTGACAAAAATATTCCTCTAGCAGGCGACATATTTTTGGTTTTTGGTTTTCAGCGGGACGGCTCACGTTTGAGATCCATTTGCAGCAAGAAAATTCATTATTGCACCAAAAATAATGTGTCCaatataatgcaaaaaatatcctCTATTGGCAGTTTGTCACTGTTGATGGCCTGGTTattgattacaaaaaaaaagagtattATCCAATCATGATTTATAGTTTCTTCTAGCTCAGACTTTGATTTCATCATCATCGTCATCATCAGCCATATAGCTGTAGGATATTTTCTTCACGTTCCGAGAATTGCCCGCTTCCATTTTGTTGTGGCCGCCATAATGGCGGGCGAGCACATCCGCGGCACTCTGAAAACGCTCGCTCTCCATCCTCACTGCTAATTTTCCTCCTTGTGGTTTCCCGGACATCTCAACTTTGTTGACGCTCCCTTGGTCGTCATCCCATTCCGCCCCTTGTGGACTCTTCACGTCCTCTCTCAAAAGGGAGTCCACGTACGAAATAGTAGCCGAGTCCATCTCGGATCCTTCGTTGGCGGGCCCCGTTTCGTCTCCCTCCCAGGCGTGGCCGTCGCCGTCCAGTAATCCGAACACCTCGCTCATGAGGGATGGGCCTAGGTCCAAGTTGAAGGTGTCTAGTGAGGTGAGAGAGGCGAAGGAGCTGGAGAAAGCGGTGGATTCGGGGCTGGAAGTTACAACGGCGGCAGAACGGGCGGTCGGGACGGCGTCTGCGGGACCGGTCAGGGAGCCGCGGTGCACGTTGGCAGAGTAAGACTGTTGACGCTCGGAGCGGGACAGACGAGGAAGCGTGACGAAACCCGACTCCAAACCTGAAAAAGACACATTTATGAAATTAATACTGAaggctctaacacacccaatataaaataaatagcatttatatcatagtttaactggaatgactggaaattgcagtgCCAAGACAATGGGCAGataagggcataagagatacaggacgctttctgaccacggaagcccaataCGTTCGTCATGCAGCCGACTTAGCGagtttgacgctgacaagcaggtgataggcaagacatctagaaGCCCACGTCTGGACCACCGCAACGCCGCCCAACTTGGAatgaattgtcaacttgtgtttcaaagcctttttccagcttttaaaatggattccgtgcaaggggttaagactagggTGAACGcgaggagtttggccttttggccgggttgtcggggtTTCACCGGTCCGAATCGTTGGAATTGCGCAAGCACGGTTCCGGtggtttggctggcatgattctGGTAATCTGGtttaaaggtcagattccttcaacaagaaatgacatgaaatgccccaaaatgaaatcGTTACCtggcatctctcagttcaagcggattggatgtctactagtgataaactcatacccagaggttcccacccaagGTACCTTGGTACCTTGATGGCCTCCAACTTCCTCAGAGATTCTTCAAggagttaagactaaggtgaaagcgtggagtttggccctttggccgggttgtctggGTTCTTCTGGCCCGAGCTGTTGGAATTGCACGAGCACTGTTCCAGCGGATCGGCTGTCGGgattctggcaatctggctaaaaggtctgattccttcaacaggaaatgacatgaaatgccccaaaatgaaatcGTTAACTGGCATCTTCCAGTTcaagtggattggatgtctactagtgataaactcatacccagaggttcccacccaagGTACCCTGGTACCTTGATGGCCTCCAACTTCCTCAGAGATTCTTCAAggagttaagactaaggtgaaagcgtggagtttggccttttggctgggttgtcGGAGTTCTTCTGGCCCAAGTTGTTGGAATTGCGCAAGCACAGTTCCAGCGGATCAGCTGTCgtgattctggcaatctggctaaaaggtctgattccttcaacaggaaatgacatgaaatgccccGAAATGAAATCGTTACCTGGCATTGGTTGCCAATGACGGCTATAGACATccgatctgtttgaagtgggagggacctCCTACCCTGCCACCCTCTCACTTCAAACAGATCGgatgtctactaatgataaactcatacccagaggttcccacccaagGTACCCTGGTACCTTGATGGCCTCCAACTTCCTCAGGGCTTCTTCAAagtgt from Corythoichthys intestinalis isolate RoL2023-P3 chromosome 21, ASM3026506v1, whole genome shotgun sequence includes:
- the cdc42ep1a gene encoding cdc42 effector protein 1, which encodes MNLQEKLSGLKGLVTHSHGKRRVKADLTADMISPPLGDFRHTMHVGRGGEVFGDTSFLSNHGGSANGGNGETDSVSGTDNKLGAFFSRTLRQIRRGSDHRSRAGSKDMSFPPPAVSPIIKNAISLPRLDVDMYNGTPSKMLFPSSQSTPAERTSSYGLESGFVTLPRLSRSERQQSYSANVHRGSLTGPADAVPTARSAAVVTSSPESTAFSSSFASLTSLDTFNLDLGPSLMSEVFGLLDGDGHAWEGDETGPANEGSEMDSATISYVDSLLREDVKSPQGAEWDDDQGSVNKVEMSGKPQGGKLAVRMESERFQSAADVLARHYGGHNKMEAGNSRNVKKISYSYMADDDDDDEIKV